One Candidatus Nitrososphaera evergladensis SR1 genomic window, CTTGCGCTGGACGAGAACGGCACGGCGCTTGCGCGCGATCCTGTGGAACTCTTCCGTTCGGAGAACCGCTACCGCGACCTTGCGTTCAGCCCTGACGGCAGCACTATCTACGTGATCACCGATTCATCAGGCCCCGCACAGGCCATCGGAGGCGGCGCAACCATCAACCTGTGGAACCCTGGCTCGGTGCTTGTGTTCAGGTACGAAGGCACTGGAGGGGCTTCCATGAGCAAGTAGAAACAGAGTACATGTGCGTCCTTGCATGCCTGCAAGACCGCCGTAATAATGATGCAAGGTCTAGAGAGTATGATAGGTAGGTAAAGATCAACAGCCGCCAAGAATTCATTTCTTGTATTTCTTTACAGCGGCCTCAACCTTGCGTCATCGATCAATGGGGCATGACATATGCGTGTGATTATCATGACAGTTATGCATCGCCGTATCTTCTCGTCAGCTCTGTTGCCTTTGTGAGCAATTCTGACAACTGCTCCCTCGAAGGCCTAGTCTGCTTGAAAAACTCTACGTTCATTCCAAGCAAGCCAAGCTGAACGTACAGGTCGTCGTCTGAGTTTGTCATAGATGTAGCGACGCTTATGATTTATTTAAGCAAACTCAAATGAGACTCTGTTATCCTCTACTTCAGTCCGGCTCTGTACGGCTGTACAGGATAGATTGCAGACTGGAGCTAGTTATAGAATAACCGGCAATGTACGACCTGCAAAACGCGCAAAAAGCGTGCTCCTTTCTTCTCTAGACAACACAACTTTTAAACTGGCTCTGGGCAAACCCTATTGCCATCATCATATGATGACGCCAACAAAGAAAAAGTTTGCACTTGCTGCAGCGGGGGGAGCTGCGATAATCATCTTTGCAATCATCAAACTCATCTTTACGCTTAACGGCTCGTAGTAGCAATAAGCAGTTTCTTTGCAGCCTGCACGGTTCCTTCTACCGTATGGTCCTTTGCTTCGTAATGCCTGACTTTTCTTCTTTTTAGCTCGGCGCTTGTAAACGGGCCTATCGACACTACTGCCTGTACCAGCCGGTCAATTTTTCGACCATCATCGCTTCCGCCAAGGGCATCGACGATTTCAAAAAACGACCGGACGTTTGACGCGCTTGTAAACACTATTGCGTCGATCTTTTTGTCCAAAAGCATCCTGTGGAACCTCTTCCATGCCAGCGTGATTTTTGCAGTGCGCACGGTGTACATGAAAACCTCGTCGACTGACATGCCAAGGTCCAAAAGCGCCTTTGTGGCGTAGTTGCTACTGCCTGCCTCTGCGCTGCGCGGAATTATGATCTTTTTTTTGCCTCTCTCGCTGTCCCTTGACAGCATCTTTGCAAGCCCGATTGAAGAAAAAGAATCGGGCATCATGCCGACTCTGACACCGCGCCTTTCAAGTTCCTTCTTTGTTTTTGGACCGACTGCGATCACCTTTGTTGACTTTAGGGCGGAGGCGACTTTTCCTTTCCCGCCAAGATCAAAAAGCACTGCTACTGCCTGTGCGCTCATGAACGCGCAATAGTCGTGCTGTTTTTCCTCAAGCAGTTTCAGGAAATGCGCCACTGCCTTGCGGCCCTCCGGCACAATCTCGATGGCCTGTACGGGGATGGCTTTTCCCCCCTCTTTTTTTACAAGCCTTGAAAACTCGGCTGCTTCCTTCTTGCCCCTCGTTATCGCAAGGACCTTGCCCTCAAGGCTTGGCACCCTTGCCCCTACCTCCTTCTACTCCTTTTCTGAACCACGCGATCTTTTTGTGAAGCGAAGCAACCCTTCCGATGACTACAATCGCAGGCGGTTTTATCCCGCTCTTGGTTGCGACCTTGGCGGCTGTCGCAAGCGTCCCCATGACGACCCTCTGCCTTGCAGTCGTGCCGTTTTCGATTATCGCGATTTTTGTATTCTTTTTCATGCCGCCTTTTATGAGGTCTTTTGCGATCTCGTCCAGCTGGCCTATGCCCATGAGGACGACTACGGTGTCAACTGCCTTCGGCAGCTTTTTCCAGTCCACCGATACGTCGCCCTTGTTGTCCACTCCCTCGTGCCCTGTCGCAATCGCGACGGCTGACGAATAGCGCCTGTGGGTCAGCGGGATGCCTGCGTACGCCGGCCCTGCTATGGCAGACGTGATGCCCGGGATTATCTCAAACTGGACGCCTCGCTCCAGCAGGTATTCTGCCTCCTCTGCGCCCCTGCCAAAGATGAACGGGTCGCCGCCCTTCAGCCGTAGCACGCTCTTGTTCTCTTTTTTGGCGTATCTGACCATCAGCTCGTTTGTGCGCTTTTGGTGCGTGGTAGGGTCGCCTACTGCCCTTCCGACGTACACCTTTTCCGCATTTTCTGGTATCTGGTCTATTATCTCCTGGCCTACGAGGCGGTCGTACAGTATCACGTCGCAGCTCTTCAAAAGCTCCATTGCGCGCACCGTCATCAGCTTGGGGTCGCCGGGGCCGGCTCCGCAGATGTACACCTTGCCGGCGGCAGTGGTGCTCATGCCTTTTTGTTCCACTCCTCAACAGCCCTGCGCCAGCCTTCTGCCATCTCTTGCGCGCCCTGCTTGACGAGAAGGTCTGCAACGCTCTTGCCCAGCTTTTCTGCGCTCTTGGCGCTGCCTGTTTTTTTGACCTTGATGTTCCTGCTTCCGTCTGCTGAAAACACGCTTGCGTAGAGCGTTATCCTGTCTCCCTTTGTCACTGCGACTGCCCCAAGCGGAAACCTGCATCCCCCTTCCACCTTTTCAATGAGGGCGCGCTCGGCAGTCACCTCTGCCCTCGCCCTTGGGTCCTCGATGCTCCTGAGCATCTCTATCGTCTTTTTGTCGTTTCGCCTGCACACGATGGCAATCGCGCCCTGCCCCGGCGCCGGGACGAATTCTCGCACTCCAAACCTCTCTACTATCACGTCTTTCATGCCTATCCTTGTCAGCCCTGCCTCTGCAAGCACTACCGCGTCAAACTCGCCACTGATGACTTTTTTCACGCGCGTCTCGACGTTTCCGCGTATTGGCTTGACTGAAATGTCTGGCCTTTCTTTCATCAGTTGAATTGCCCTGCGCAGGCTGCTTGTGCCCACGACAGAGCCGGCGGCAAGCTCTTGCAGCTTTTGCCCTTTTTCGTTCACTAGGACATCGTTTGGGCTTGCCCTCCTCGGTATGCACGCGACTGTCAATTCTTCTGACAGGTCGGAGGGAATGTCCTTGAGGCTGTGCACCGCAAAGTCTACCTCGCCTTTTTTCACGGCTTCGTTGACCTCTTTTTCAAAGATCCCCTTTTCGTCCATCGTAAACAGTGGCCGCCTGTCCACGTCTCCCTTGGTGCTTATCATCACGACCTCAAATTTTGCGCCGGGGTGCGCCTTTCTGAGCGCGGCAAGCGCCAGCTCTGTCTGCGCCACTGCAAGCCTGCTCCCCCTCGTGCCTACTTTGATGATTGTCTTCATTTTATTTCTGCAGTTCCTTTATTTTCTTGAAAGCCTCGCTGTACGCGTCCACCGTCCTGTCCACGTCGTCCTCGTCGTGCGCGTACGACACAAAGCACGTCTCAAACTGCGACGGCGGGATGAACACGTTGCGCTTTAGCAACTCGTCAAACAGCCTTTTGAATTTGGCAGAGTCTGCCCTTTTCGCACTGGCGTCGTCCCTCACCTTGTCGGCAGTGAAAAACACCTGGTACATCGAGCCAATAGAGTTTATCGTGCAGTTGACGCCTCCAATGTCTTCAAGCTCTTCTTCTATGCCCTCAACAATGCTGTCGCATGTCCTTGCGACCTGCGGGTAGATGGAGTCCTTGGCCTCAAACAGGGTCGAAAGCGCCGCAATTGCCGCAGACACTGACACGGGGTTTCCTGCAAAAGTGCTTGCCTGGTACACCTTGCCTGCAGGGGCCAGCTGCTGCATTATCTCTTTTCTTCCTGCAATTGCGCCTATCGGAAAGCCGTTTCCAAGCGCCTTGGCAAAAGTCGCAATGTCAGGTTTTATCCCAAAGAACTCGCCAGCTCCTCCAAGCGCAAGCCTAAAGCCAGTTACGACCTCGTCAAATATCAGAACCACGTCGTTTTGCTGCGTTATCTTTCTGACGTCGCTCAGGTAGTTCTTGTCGGGAAGCACGAGGCCAATGTTTGCAAGCACCGGCTCCATTATCACGCAGGCCGCGTCGTCTCTGTTTCTTTCAATAGTGCGTTCAAGCTCTGCCGCATCGTTGTATGGCGCAACTACCGTTTGCGCCGATGCCTCTTCCAAGATGCCCTCCGACGCAGGCAGGCTTGCTGCGCCGGACCCTGCCTTTGCAAGAACATAGTCGTGCGCGCCGTGGTACCCGCCGTCAAACTTTATCACCTTCTTTTTCTTTGCAAACGCCCTTGCAAGGCGTATTGCGTTCATCGTGGCCTCCGATCCTGTGTTGACGAGCCTGACCATGTCGGCGCAGGGGACAGCCTTTGAAATCAACTCTGCAAGCTTTATTTCAAGTTCGGTCGGAACGCAGTACAGCGTTCCAATGTCAAGCTGCGACCTTGCCGCATCAAGCACTGAAGGGTAGCCGTGCCCAAGGAGCATGGCGCCGTAACCCATGCAATAGTCGGTAAGCGTCTTGTGGTCGGAAGTCACAAGCTTGCTCCCCCTTGCGGATGCGGCAAAGAACGGGTAAGGCTCGAAAAAGCGGACCGGGCTGTCTACGCCTCCGGGCAGCACCTTTTTTGCCCTGTTGTACAGCTGCTCTGACCTGCTGCTAGCCACCACGAATGTTTGTCATTTTTGCGCCGTAATAAGCGTATTCTTGGCACCTGGCAGATCAACCAACAACAAAAAAACGACTGGATATGTCAAACCATCCGGTACGAAAGCGCATATACGTTGATTAACCTGCCGTGGCATTGAGAGGGACGTATTGGCAATTACTACGTTTTCCGCCATCATGGATGATTTCCGCGCAAACGTGGCGCAGAACCGTGATGCCCTTTTGGCGATAGCGAAAAAAAACCCGCACATGGCTTACCAGAAGGTAAACGAGCTTGCGCTGTTTGTCGGATCGCGCCACGGCGTCAACTTGCAACTGCACTTTCCGGTTCCGGCCAAGGTCGCAGACGTTGACGCGTACGGCACGGAAAACATTGGCATCGTTGTCGACAAGTTCCGCCGGACGTTTCCAGTGGCGCGAGAAATAGTGAAGCACAAAGCCGTTGAAATCCTCGGCCCAGACGCAAGGGCGCTTGACGCCTACATGTACGAGGGCAAGGAGGGGGTAAAGGTGATTATGACAGAAAGCAGCAGGATTGAAGTCCTCCCGGGTTCGGTGCACCTGTGGTGCAGAGTAGACGACGAGCGCGTGAAAAAATATGCAGACTGGCTGATGGAAAACGTGTATTTTGTCAGCGCGTCAGGCTGACAAGCTCATACTTGTAGTACAGCTGGTCGTTGATGTCGTACGTCTCTGCCTTGACCGGCATGGGCAGGTCCTTTACGACGTATATCTTGCTCGTGTTGTTGTTCAGCTTGTAGCTTAGCACCAGCGCGTCAAACGTGCCTGCCGGCGTGGTGACTTTTTCTTGGCTTGTTATCTTGACAGTTATCGGAGTGGTGCTGCCGGTGACTATGGTGTTCCACGGCGCGCCCACGACTAGGTACTTGTCTCTGCCGCCATAGTCCATGTCCCTTATCGCAAGTATCGACGACTCAATTGGCTCCAGGTACTGCCTTGCGGACTCGCTAATGCTTCCCTCCTTTGTGAGCTCTTTTGAATACATGACGTCAAAATTTTGCGTACCCTGCGTGCCGTTTACGACGTTGAATGTTGTGCGCCAGCTGCCGCTGTTGTCGCCTGCCTTGGCAAATGTTATCGAAACTTTTGCATCTGCAAGCGACGGCGGGCCCTGCGAATCCACCGTGTAGCCCATCGAAAGGCCGTCTGTCACCTGCGCGCCGATCACGTAAATGTCGGCAGACGTGGGCGGGTTTAATATCGATGCGGCGTCGCCGCCTGAAAATCCTCCTCCAAACGCGATGATTCCCACGCTCACGCCGATTCCAAGCGCGGAGAACAGACCGACCATCACTGCGACTTGCTGCTTTGGGGTCACGCCAGCTCCTCTCTGTTCAGCTTCCTGCCTTATTTATAGAGTTTCGGACATTTTAACCTGACATCTTCATTATCCTTTCCCACAGCTTTTTAGGCACCGGCATCACAGACAGACGGGATACCCTGACAAGCTCCCACTGCGCAAACGCAGGATCGCTCTTTATCTTCTCCAGTGCAACCGGCTTTTTCAGCCTGCCCGCCGGCTTGACATCGACCACCACAAGGGATTCATCCTTCTCTTTTGGGTCTGGATAAGGATCGGACACGATATCAATTATGCCGACTGCCTGCTTTTCGTCGCCGGTGTGGTAGAATATCGCCCTGTCGCCCTTTTTTACGCTCCTCAGGTGCTTGAGAGCAAGGTTGTTCGCCACTCCGTCCCACACGGTCCTGCCGTCTTTTTCCAGTTGCGCATAGTTGTACGTGGAAGGCTCTTGCTTGAACAGCCAGTATGCCATATGTCAACCGTCTATTGCCGCACAATATAAGTTACAAAGGAAGAGGTGCTAACTTGTTGTCGCCGTCGTCATCGCCCCCTGTGCCAGAGATAGACATGATGGCCGGGATCGAGTGCTACTGCAGCGCCGATTTTTCAGGCATAGGCGGGTCGATAAAGCAGGACAGCTCCTCGTTTCAGGTGTCAGAGCTTGTCGACGAGTCATCGCTTGGCATCTCAAAAGAGTTTGAGGGCGCATACCGCTACCCGCTCTACCTGCTGCAAAAGGAAGGCGTAGACTCTAACCACGCACTGTTTGAAATCGAGCGGGAGCATCGCCTGCGCCTGCGCGTGATGGGGATAAAGGACGCAAAGGCAGTTACGAGCCAGTACGCAGGCGCAGAGAGGGCGTGGCAGAACGCGCCAAAAGAGCTGCGCACAAGGCATACCATGCTGACGCTTCAGGGATTTACAAAGAGGCCGCTTGGCAGGGAGCTTTTGGCTGGAAACGAGTTTTCCATAGCTATCCAGAACCCGATGCGCGACGACATCTCCGGCTTTGAAAACCAGGTGCAAAATATAGCCAACTTTTACGGCCTGCAGCGGTTTGGAAGCGAGCGCCTGGTCACTCACCTTGTGGGCAGGGCGATAGTGAAAAAAGACTTTGCAAGGGCGGCGGAGCTTTTGCTGACGTACACGACAAAGTACGACACCGACTCTAGCCGCGAGATAAGGCGCAAATGCCTTGACCCTTCAGGCTACCGGCAGGCATTAAAGGAGGTCCCCAGGGGCATGGACATTGAAAGGCAGCTCTTGTCAGCCCTTGTCGCAGGCAAGGGGCCGGTACAGGCGCTTCGTGCGGTTCCGATACAGATACGCAGGCTATTTGTACAGGCGTACCAGGCCTACATCTTTAACATGTGTTTGAGCAGGGCAATCGCGCAGGGAGAGGACATTACGTCGCCAAAGCAGGGCGACCTGTGTTTTGAAATGGAGGGCCCCTTTGCGTTTGGCAGGATAAAGAAATACGATCCTTCGTTGTTGTCAGATAAACAACAATTTGTCCCGGCGGTTAGGATGGCCGGCTATACGTTCCAGCCAGGCAGGGGCCGTTTTGAAGAGATTACAAAAGAACTTCTCGTACAGGAAGGAGTTGCCGCAAAGGACTTTTATGTTAAAGAAATGCAGGAGCTGAGCCAGCAGGGCGGCTTTCGCCAGGCGCCTCTGTGGTGCCAAGATTTTGCGTGGAAGAAAAACCCACTGACAGTTTCATTCAAGCTCCCAAAGGGCTCGTACGCCACCACGCTCTTGCGCGAGCTGATAAAGCCACAGGACCCGATAAAAGCAGGATTTTGATAACAATAACAGCGGTGGCCCTGCCCCGCGGAAAGGGAAGAGGCGCCGCATGGGCAGGGCCGCTCTGTTCTTGGGGTTAGCTATGCTTGCTAGCCTGTTTCCGTATTAAAGGCTGGCTTAACATTGTTCACTCTCACCTTAACATTGTTAATCGACCTTTAGATATTCGCCGGCCGATACATACTATGCAGAGAGAAAGAACGTGTCGCGGCTGTTGTCTACGTCAGCAACAATGGTCCCGCAAGTAACGGCGGCAGTATCCTACCGGGACAGGATCTACATAGTCAAGGACATCCTGCTAAAATTGGTAGAATATGGCGAGCTGAACCAGACTGCGCTTGTCAGCTTTTGCGGCCTGAACCTGAAAAAGCACAAGCCGATACTTGAAGACCTTGAGCTCAAGGGCCTTGTGCGCAGGTCGGAAAAAACTTCTGGAAAAAGGACCATAACGCTCTACTCTACGACTGCGTGGGGCATGGAATTTTGCAGGACTATACTAGAGCCGTACGAAAAGATGTTCCCAAGAAGCAGGACTTTGCATCCGCCTGCCGTCACGTCAGAGTAGTAGTGGTAGTCGTTGTAAAGTCAAGCTCGACGCCTCTGTCGCCGGCCTTCTTCTTCACCCTGTACGTTTCATTTGACAAAATGGGGAGTGCCTCAACCATGCCTTCTGCGCCGCAGCCGGGGCACCTGTCAATGCGAGTGGCAGGTCCAAGTCCTGAAGCGCACCAGAGGCATGAGTTGCAGACAAGGAAATTGGCTCGCGCAAAGGGCTTTTCACGAGCAGCCGTCGACGATCTGCTGACAAAAGCCGGCGGTCTTTCTTCAGCAGCAGTCGTGGTGACTACCATATTGTTATCATCACAGCCTGACGCGCACGTCGAGTTAATTAACATCAATTAACAATGTTAAGGCGCCGCGCCTGCAGCCGCGCGGATTCTCTGCTTGTACTTCTGGCCGCGGGGCTTTGTGCGCAGCCTGTATCCGCAGCACGGGCAGACGTTTCCGTCGCACATTATGAACAGGTCGCATATCTGGCACCGCTTCTGGCCGCTGGCGTACCTTCCAAGCCCCCTGGTCTTGGTGGCCCTGTAATCTTCGCATATCCCTCTGCACGACATCAGGCTGCTGTGGGCAGCAAGGAGGATAATCCATTGCGTAACAATGTTCAGCAAGACATTATTTGCCACTTCCTACATATCTTGCTTATATATGGCCGAGTCGTCGAGAACTCCTTCTACCACCGTTACCATGCTTGCCATACTGTTCGCAGGGATAATAATTGGCGGCGTGCTTGGCGCCGGGATACTGACGTACGCTCCTCAATCACTGTCGTTCTGGAGCAAGCCGCAGCAGGCGCC contains:
- the truD gene encoding tRNA pseudouridine(13) synthase TruD, giving the protein MSPSSSPPVPEIDMMAGIECYCSADFSGIGGSIKQDSSSFQVSELVDESSLGISKEFEGAYRYPLYLLQKEGVDSNHALFEIEREHRLRLRVMGIKDAKAVTSQYAGAERAWQNAPKELRTRHTMLTLQGFTKRPLGRELLAGNEFSIAIQNPMRDDISGFENQVQNIANFYGLQRFGSERLVTHLVGRAIVKKDFARAAELLLTYTTKYDTDSSREIRRKCLDPSGYRQALKEVPRGMDIERQLLSALVAGKGPVQALRAVPIQIRRLFVQAYQAYIFNMCLSRAIAQGEDITSPKQGDLCFEMEGPFAFGRIKKYDPSLLSDKQQFVPAVRMAGYTFQPGRGRFEEITKELLVQEGVAAKDFYVKEMQELSQQGGFRQAPLWCQDFAWKKNPLTVSFKLPKGSYATTLLRELIKPQDPIKAGF
- the hemC gene encoding hydroxymethylbilane synthase, whose product is MKTIIKVGTRGSRLAVAQTELALAALRKAHPGAKFEVVMISTKGDVDRRPLFTMDEKGIFEKEVNEAVKKGEVDFAVHSLKDIPSDLSEELTVACIPRRASPNDVLVNEKGQKLQELAAGSVVGTSSLRRAIQLMKERPDISVKPIRGNVETRVKKVISGEFDAVVLAEAGLTRIGMKDVIVERFGVREFVPAPGQGAIAIVCRRNDKKTIEMLRSIEDPRARAEVTAERALIEKVEGGCRFPLGAVAVTKGDRITLYASVFSADGSRNIKVKKTGSAKSAEKLGKSVADLLVKQGAQEMAEGWRRAVEEWNKKA
- a CDS encoding EVE domain-containing protein, whose translation is MAYWLFKQEPSTYNYAQLEKDGRTVWDGVANNLALKHLRSVKKGDRAIFYHTGDEKQAVGIIDIVSDPYPDPKEKDESLVVVDVKPAGRLKKPVALEKIKSDPAFAQWELVRVSRLSVMPVPKKLWERIMKMSG
- the cobA gene encoding uroporphyrinogen-III C-methyltransferase, whose protein sequence is MSTTAAGKVYICGAGPGDPKLMTVRAMELLKSCDVILYDRLVGQEIIDQIPENAEKVYVGRAVGDPTTHQKRTNELMVRYAKKENKSVLRLKGGDPFIFGRGAEEAEYLLERGVQFEIIPGITSAIAGPAYAGIPLTHRRYSSAVAIATGHEGVDNKGDVSVDWKKLPKAVDTVVVLMGIGQLDEIAKDLIKGGMKKNTKIAIIENGTTARQRVVMGTLATAAKVATKSGIKPPAIVVIGRVASLHKKIAWFRKGVEGGRGKGAKP
- a CDS encoding DUF3108 domain-containing protein, which translates into the protein MTPKQQVAVMVGLFSALGIGVSVGIIAFGGGFSGGDAASILNPPTSADIYVIGAQVTDGLSMGYTVDSQGPPSLADAKVSITFAKAGDNSGSWRTTFNVVNGTQGTQNFDVMYSKELTKEGSISESARQYLEPIESSILAIRDMDYGGRDKYLVVGAPWNTIVTGSTTPITVKITSQEKVTTPAGTFDALVLSYKLNNNTSKIYVVKDLPMPVKAETYDINDQLYYKYELVSLTR
- a CDS encoding winged helix-turn-helix domain-containing protein: MSTSATMVPQVTAAVSYRDRIYIVKDILLKLVEYGELNQTALVSFCGLNLKKHKPILEDLELKGLVRRSEKTSGKRTITLYSTTAWGMEFCRTILEPYEKMFPRSRTLHPPAVTSE
- a CDS encoding uroporphyrinogen-III synthase, whose protein sequence is MPSLEGKVLAITRGKKEAAEFSRLVKKEGGKAIPVQAIEIVPEGRKAVAHFLKLLEEKQHDYCAFMSAQAVAVLFDLGGKGKVASALKSTKVIAVGPKTKKELERRGVRVGMMPDSFSSIGLAKMLSRDSERGKKKIIIPRSAEAGSSNYATKALLDLGMSVDEVFMYTVRTAKITLAWKRFHRMLLDKKIDAIVFTSASNVRSFFEIVDALGGSDDGRKIDRLVQAVVSIGPFTSAELKRRKVRHYEAKDHTVEGTVQAAKKLLIATTSR
- a CDS encoding aspartate aminotransferase family protein, with amino-acid sequence MASSRSEQLYNRAKKVLPGGVDSPVRFFEPYPFFAASARGSKLVTSDHKTLTDYCMGYGAMLLGHGYPSVLDAARSQLDIGTLYCVPTELEIKLAELISKAVPCADMVRLVNTGSEATMNAIRLARAFAKKKKVIKFDGGYHGAHDYVLAKAGSGAASLPASEGILEEASAQTVVAPYNDAAELERTIERNRDDAACVIMEPVLANIGLVLPDKNYLSDVRKITQQNDVVLIFDEVVTGFRLALGGAGEFFGIKPDIATFAKALGNGFPIGAIAGRKEIMQQLAPAGKVYQASTFAGNPVSVSAAIAALSTLFEAKDSIYPQVARTCDSIVEGIEEELEDIGGVNCTINSIGSMYQVFFTADKVRDDASAKRADSAKFKRLFDELLKRNVFIPPSQFETCFVSYAHDEDDVDRTVDAYSEAFKKIKELQK